CGATACCTCATGATAATGTATGTTGTGGGAAATTAATTCGAGCCGCACCGGTTGTTTGTAGGTTATAAAATGAATTTCATGTCCGCGCTCCGCCAGTGCAATACCTAATTCGGTGGCGACAACTCCACTTCCTCCAAACGTGGGATAACAAACAATGGCAATTTTCATAGATGTCTTTTTTTTATGGATGCTACCAAATTATGTCTAAAGGTAGTCTGAAATGTAATTGGAACATTTCAAATTGCATTGAAATTTTTAATGCCCCTATACTTTTATTTTATGTTTCGCACCTCAATTGCGTCATAGATTGCCTGCTGAATATTACTTCGTAAGTCACTACTTATCAAATTTCTATTTTCTGCATTGGGATAGGTTCTATTAGACAAAAACACATACACAATCTCCTCATCGGGATCGGCCCAGGTAAATGTACCTGTAAAGCCGCTATGTCCGAAGCTATTTCTAGACACACAGCCACAGGTAGGTCCGGAATCACCCAATTGAGGCTTGTCGAACCCAACACCTCTTCTCACCTGTTTTTTGCAATAATAGCAATTATTAAAGGCATCAAAAGTTTCAGGTCTAAAATAGCGTGTGCCACCATAAAATCCTTTCCACAGATACATCTGCATTATTTTCGCTACATCGTTGGCATTGCTGAAGAGTCCCGCATGACCACTTACTCCTCCCATCATGGCAGCGCCCTGGTCATGCACATAGCCATGTATTTTTTGCATTCGGAACGTACTGTCCTCCTCGGTAGGAACGATATCAATTTTTGAGAATTTTTCAAGAGGAAGATAGGTGGTATAATTTGCGCCTAACGATTCGTATAAATTGCGCTGTACAAGTGTTTCAAGGGATGTTCCATAGAATTCTTCCAAGTATTTTTTCAGAATATAATAGGGCAAATCGCTATATTTATAGCTGACCTTCGGCAGTAAATTACTTTTCCTGATTTTTTCAAAGATGCTGTCCTGATAGTCTTTTCGCATATATAAATCTTCGGCAACTTTCAAACTGAATTTTTCACTATAAGAAGTTGCATAGTATTTAGAGCTAGGCCTTTTTGTTACAGAATCCAACGTTTTGGTGTAAAAAGGAATCCATGCTTGCAATCCGGCGTGGTGCATTAGCATATCCTGAAGGGTAATCGTTGCTTTGTTGGAATTTGCATACTCCGGAAGCATTTCAAAAAGCTTGGTATCCATATAAAGCACATCTCTGTCTGCTAACTCCATAATCATGGGTAAGGTGGCCAGAATTTTCGTCAAGGATGCCACATCGTACACATCGTTATCTTTTACCGAATTTAAGTTCTCCTGTGTATGATACCCAAAGTTCTTGGAGTAAATCACCTTCCCTTTTCTAGCAACTAAAATTTGCATTCCGGGAGTCATATTTCCATAAATTCCTATTCTCGCAAGGGAATCTATTTTTTCAAGCTTTTTACTGTTCACACCCACACTTTCCGGTGTTCCATATTGTAAACGTCGTGTTGGAATAGTTTCTATCGAAGTATGAAGTGGAAAATTTGTGCCAAGGGATACCGGTAATTGACCTTTCGCTGCTCTAGCACCAAAAATTACCTGTGCTGAAAGCTCCTGAGCAATTTTACTGTTTTGATACGACAGTACCAGGCCTTCGAAATTCAGTGCGTTTGGTAGATCCAGTAGCGCATACGGCCTAGCGAACACATCAAGAATTACCTTGTTGGTTTTGGCAATTTCTGAAATCCATTCTATTTCTTTCTCCTCTAAATTATAACTCTTCCACGGATTAGCATTCGATTTATGAAACCCAATAATGGTGTAATCGTATTTTTCAAGTATCTGAAGGTATTCTAATAAATCATTCGCTTTTACCCAATCAATCTTCGCATATTTTTGCAATTGATTTAAAAAATCCTTCCCATCATCATCCCCAAAGTTTATGTAGGCAATTTTTTTATTCTGAAGGTCTTTTATTGGGAGGATCTCATTGTCATTTTTCAAGACTGTAAGGGCATTCTCCATTGCATTTTCATACAATGTGTCGTCTACAACCGAGTTTAAATTCTCTATTATTGAAGTTGTGTCGATTGGTTTGTATTTATTAAGTCCTACTTTATATTTTGCAAAGAGGATCTTTTTGACCGAATGTACAAGTCGTTCTTCTGTAATAATTCCTTCTATATATGCATTTACCAATAGTTCATGTGCCTTGGGAATATCTTCAGAAATTAATAAAACATCATTCCCCGCTAAAAATGCTGCCAGATCTATCTCTCCGGGCTCTTTAAAATTGGCCGCACCTTTCATATTTAAGGCATCCGTAAATATAAGTCCGTTGAAGCCCAACTCCCCTTTTAGCAAATCGGTTACGATTGCTGTTGAAATCGAAGATGGAAAATTGGGACGTAGTTCCAAAGAGGGTACATTGAGATGTGCCA
This genomic stretch from Ulvibacter sp. MAR_2010_11 harbors:
- a CDS encoding glycoside hydrolase family 3 N-terminal domain-containing protein, with the translated sequence MKKLLATSLFAWVLLPVFSQQINPLLVEKDLPKQQKWVDSIYTNMSLQEKIGQLFMVDVFSSDPTSKTDKVKDLIKNQYIGGVIFSKGGPKRQAKLNNEFQDLSKVPLLVGMDAEWGLAMRLDSTFAYPWNMTLGAIKDNSIIEKVGKRIGEHSKRLGVHINFAPVVDINTNPKNPIIGNRSFGEDKDDVTAKSLAFMKGMQAAGVLANAKHFPGHGDTDTDSHKTLPTITFSKQRIDSIELYPYRKLISGGLSSVMVAHLNVPSLELRPNFPSSISTAIVTDLLKGELGFNGLIFTDALNMKGAANFKEPGEIDLAAFLAGNDVLLISEDIPKAHELLVNAYIEGIITEERLVHSVKKILFAKYKVGLNKYKPIDTTSIIENLNSVVDDTLYENAMENALTVLKNDNEILPIKDLQNKKIAYINFGDDDGKDFLNQLQKYAKIDWVKANDLLEYLQILEKYDYTIIGFHKSNANPWKSYNLEEKEIEWISEIAKTNKVILDVFARPYALLDLPNALNFEGLVLSYQNSKIAQELSAQVIFGARAAKGQLPVSLGTNFPLHTSIETIPTRRLQYGTPESVGVNSKKLEKIDSLARIGIYGNMTPGMQILVARKGKVIYSKNFGYHTQENLNSVKDNDVYDVASLTKILATLPMIMELADRDVLYMDTKLFEMLPEYANSNKATITLQDMLMHHAGLQAWIPFYTKTLDSVTKRPSSKYYATSYSEKFSLKVAEDLYMRKDYQDSIFEKIRKSNLLPKVSYKYSDLPYYILKKYLEEFYGTSLETLVQRNLYESLGANYTTYLPLEKFSKIDIVPTEEDSTFRMQKIHGYVHDQGAAMMGGVSGHAGLFSNANDVAKIMQMYLWKGFYGGTRYFRPETFDAFNNCYYCKKQVRRGVGFDKPQLGDSGPTCGCVSRNSFGHSGFTGTFTWADPDEEIVYVFLSNRTYPNAENRNLISSDLRSNIQQAIYDAIEVRNIK